A genomic window from Parasteatoda tepidariorum isolate YZ-2023 chromosome 10, CAS_Ptep_4.0, whole genome shotgun sequence includes:
- the LOC107445301 gene encoding uncharacterized protein, which yields MKSYSLLFLFALMCVHYASCEIKEECEGTMDQLRMEVHDMMDEGAAPECIKKCGLDAFRENDEDRKQKMKELREHMENLDEGQMKEALNCMGEIKEAVMKRMEGADVDKDCMKHISKESQDIWEYIVRESE from the exons ATGAAGTCGTACTCTCTGCTGTTTCTGTTTGCTCTGATGTGCGTTCACTATGCATCTTGTGAAATAAAAGAGGAATGCGAAGGAACCATGGATCAACTGAGAATGGAAGTGCATG aTATGATGGATGAAGGTGCAGCTCCCGAATGTATCAAAAAATGTGGt CTTGATGCATTCAGAGAAAATGATGAAGACCGAAAGCAAAAAAtg aAAGAACTGAGGGAACATATGGAAAACCTAGATGAAGGACAAATGAAAGAAGCTCTA aATTGTATGGGAGAAATAAAAGAGGCTGTAATGAAAAGAATGGAAGGAGCTGATGTTGATAAGGACTGTATGAAACACATATCAAAAGAATCTCAGGATATATGGGAATACATCGTCAGAGAAAGTGAATGA